A region of the Yarrowia lipolytica chromosome 1C, complete sequence genome:
GCCGTAGACAGGCAAGGTGGCAACCACACACATCACCATGATGGCATGGCGCGCCGATCAACAGCACACCGCAAGTATCTTGTCATCAGACGTTTCTTTCATCACGTCGTTTAACACAAACCACTTGTTGTGCACTGTCCACCGCACTGATTCACACAGCCGTTGTCATAACCTCGTCACCTGCGCCACTGCCCACGAAGGTGACACACTGCTTTGTGCTCCACTACCAAGCGGTGCCGTTGTCCAAGCATGACATtcttactaacccagatgTCTCTCGAAATCCCTCTTCAATCCCGACGAATGTCGCGATCGGACGAGCTCGAAGCCGCCGACTCGCGAACAGCCATTCGACAGATGGCCAAGCTCGGccagcaccaccacaccaccacagacACGCTTGACTTTGGCTTCTCCCCGACGcctccctcctcctttcGCTCCCCCAACATTCTCGCCCAGGAACACGAGCATCACCAAAAGCTGACCACGCCGTCAGCCATGTCGTTATCCGGAGCCGGACCCGGAGCCGAGAACCGTTCCGGCCACGCTACGCCTtcgtcgctgtcgtcaTCCCGCCAGCAGTTCTACGGCAACACGCCTCCGTCCAACCAGGCGTCTCCGTTCTTCGGACCGGCTTCTCCCTCCAACAAGCCGCCCATCTCATCGCAGCTGGCCTCCCGCGTACCCACCACCGGTGTCTCAGTCTCTTCCCAGAACACCCGTAACACCGCGCACCCGTACAACCCATCGGTTGCGGTGCACACCAAGCGGCGCTTCTCGTCGACGGCTGCGGCCTCTGGTGCTGCAGTCACTGTCGGCTCGGCACCCAACCCGCGAAGCGCCTCCTTCAGCGCCGCCCAGCGACCGTCGTTCAGCTCGACCGAGTCGCGATCGGCTGTGAACTCGCCTCCTTCCGGCGCGTCCAGTTACTCCAGCAACGGCCCGCTGAACACAAACTCACCCGTGGCGCTggccgccgccgctgccgTCACGCCCGAGCGGCTGTCGCGTCTGCTCATGGCTCAAGGCCCGCTGGCGATCCGGCACCTGACCACCCATCTCGCCATGACGATCCGTGGTTTTGGCGACCTGTCGCTGTCCAAGCAGCGGCGGCTCATTATTGCAGCGCTAGACGCGGGTGACCAGACCAATGGCATCACATTCGAAAAGGTTGGTTGGGGCCGATGGGCAGCCCACCAGAACGGTGAGACCAAGATGGAGGCCGCCAAACCTGGAGAAGTCAAGCCGGAGCTACCCACTGCACGGGAGCGGGACGTGATCAAGCAGGAGATTGATTCTGCGACCGCTGCCCGGTCGTCGCTTGCATCTATGGCCCGTCGACGGGCCTCTGTTTCCACCAGCGGCGCCCACGGCCGGCCTCCCATCTCGCCGACCCTCAATCCCACAGACCAAGCCGCCACCTATCTGATGGGCGGGCTTGTGGGCTCAAGCACGGCTCCTTCGGCGTGGACCGACGACGTGGACCtcgaggacgacgacatgATGTTCCACTCGTCGCGCAAGCCGATCGAGAACGCCGTCTtcgatgacgacgacgaggacgacgacgtgCGGGACTACGACGGGCAGACACGGCACAGCGAGAcggacgaggaggattGGCAGTCGATGGGTGCGGAATCGCTGCGCCGGGAGTCGATGGTGTCGCCCCCCACGCTGTCGCTGAGCCAGCAGACCAACTCTGCGCAGCACTCGTACGCACAGTCGCCCACATTTTTCAACCTCGACGGCCACATGCgtgacaagaaggagatcaaTGCGGCAGTGCGCActaaggaggaggacgccATCAGCGCATTGGTCCAGCTGCGGTCGTTGTAGGGTGGTGGAATGGTGGTGGGAGGCCGCAGCTCTACTGCAggctttttttctcatttAGCTTTTTCTGCCTTCTCACGCGATCAGCAACATGCTTCTGGCTTGATTGAAACCGCTTAAACtgttacaagtagacgGGCTTCATCTAACTTTTTTATTGGCTACGATATCGCATTGTAGCGTATCCCACAGACGATACTCATGATTTATACATTAACGTACTTAACATATTTTATTCCGACCCTACTGTAGGGCATGTGTAGTGTTGAGGATAGAGGTGAAACAAGCGTTTTTTGGCGGTGGAGGATGCAGTCATGGGATTGGTGAGTGGGGCGGGAATAGATCACCAAGTGGTACACGTCTGTCcaagtactgtatactCGTAAACAACTTTTCCACCGACGGAATAGGAGCTCGCTTGTGTATTGGTTGGAGGCACACATCGAGGAAGCTCGTTTCACACTGTCAGGGAGACGGTAATGTGGAGGATGAAACGGTCCTATTGATTTGCATCTCTTGATTAAAAGCAATTGCTACTTTACACCGAGGAGTAGTCGCTAGCGTGTCATTGGGGGTCGAGAACAGACGGATCCGGTTTCGAGGTGGAATCCTGACGTTTTGAGGTTATGTTTTTCAGGGAAATTCTTCTCCGACTTTTCCGGACGGAAGTTGGAACTCTGGGGATCTGTTTGACTTGTCCTTGGGGGGCCCTTGGTGACCAAAAAGACATTTGCCGTAGGACTGATGATGACCAGCAGACATCAGGTTTGGCCTAGTCTTTGGAAGGACTGGATTCGGGTGCTACAAGTGGAGGTGCCTCCCGGGGGCCTTGCCGTTGAAATCAGATACTGCCTAGGCACATAACCAGGGGGCCAAAAATGCTTAGCGTAGATTCATATCCCGGCTGACAACTTGCACACGGTCTAGGGCGCAAGGGAGGCCATAgaggtggagttggtggagttggagttggtggagttgggagttggtggagttggatTGGTGGTGACTTGAGATCTTTCGATTATTTTTACCTGATACATGAAAAATCTCTATCATGGCCCCGAACTTCGACAGGGTCGACATTCTACTCATATCTCCAACGACGATTTGGCCTACCTTGGAAGATAGGGACGATAATGAGCTTCAGGAACTTCAGGGGTCGATTGCGTTGATTCTCTAGAACTCTCCCCAGGCGAAAGAACGAGAGAGAAGAGCGTGGGCGTGTTAGTTCCGGTGGTTGAGTGGTTGATCTGGTAACAAAGGATCCGTTGCTGGTATCGTAGAATGTGCAAAGAGGTTGTTTCTACATACACTTCGATACCGATGAGAGTAGCAGTATCATCGGCGCCCGCTGTAATGTTGTAGTGACTCGCAAGACCAAGTGAACATTCCACCTCTCCTCTGTTTGTCATTTATTGAGTAAAGAGCATCATAACTAATGTACTGTGCACCTCCATGTGCGACATCACGGTTCCAACGGTTCTTCGACTAACTGTCAATTCCCAACCAAATTTCGTTTTTGGCGTAATTGTACGAAATGGTATGAAGCACCAGGTCGTCCAGGGCATGACCCCACACCCCATAGTTGCCATCAGTGGTGGCTCTGTTAAGCATGCCGGGAATGTTCTCCACCGGAAGAGAACtggtttcttcttcctcagcATACAGCTTATCGTAGGTACGCTTGATTTCTCTGATCAAATGGCCCCGAGTGAACCCCTTGGACGCGTCTTCAGGGTAGATTTTGAAGCTGTACTCGTCATCCAGAGGGTAATCCAGCCACAGAGTGACAAACTTGTTGTCGTCCgtgtttgtggagatgTATTCGCACGGAATAACAATTTCGTCCAATTCCAAGCAGCGATCGTACGACTTTTGATATCCAGATCCGAGACTGATGTAGGGACTGGTGTATTCGTCATCATAGGGCACTTTGAAGCCTATATCGAGGTCTGGAGGACATACCAAATCGATGATTTCACCAGCGGTGTCCTTTTcagtctctgtctctccagtctctgtctctccagtctcagtcTCTCCAGTCTCAGCCTCTCCAGTCTCAGCCTCTCTGGTCTCTCCAGGTCcgccctccttgtcctgctCACCCTTCTCCCCGTCCTTCACCTCAACTAGAGTGTCTTTGGAGCCCGCCGTCTGGTCTCCAACATTCAGTTCGTCAATTGCTTTGGTAACGTGGTCCATGGTGTCGAACCGTACTGGAAAAGGGCCTTCTTTcgggtacaagtagtggtAGAAAGCTGGCCCGTATCCCAACATTTATTAGTGCGGTGTCTCAGCCGCATCACTCCATGCATACAAAATGCGGGGGAGAGCACCCTATTTGGGCACACGAGGCGCAACATAGCTGGGTGATGGAGTGAAGATGAAGTATCATTTGTGGCCTAATTTCAAAGCTCTGATCAACGCCGACATTTTGCAACTTTCAGAATTCCTTTCTCTCAACTACTGACAGACTTAGCAGGCCTGAGTGATGCAGCCATGGTGAAAAAGTGAAAAACACGAACCAGTAAAATAGAGCGCTGGAATGGATAACCAAGTCCGTCCAACACGTGTaattgtacaatacttgtgcttgtaccaTTAATGACGGACTTTTCCAGCATCTCTGTCGCTCTCGTCAATGGGCTTCGTATAATTGCAGTCATAGAACTGACACCATATAGAGCCACTTACTGTGGTTAAAATGCTCCACTCACTCTCTCACTCTCTCCAACTCACCCAATGATGGCCCGATCAGAAAAAGGAAACAACCATCACACTCCTCTCGTTGCACAGATGACTCTCCCATTTCCCGCTTCCATCTACCACCAATATTCGCAGCACAATGGCCCCCTTACTCCTGTCCTATGAACTCAATCCTCGGGTTGGTTATGCTTATAATTAACATTATCAAAATATCTCAATACAatcactacaagtacgcacCATGATGCTACAAACTACCGGCTTCATACTCATGTACAGGGCAACAACCACGGCTATGGTCATGGTCGGTTGCAGTTTCATAATTCGCTCGATTGATTACTCATCGTTCGTTTTGTCAGCCATGCGACTGTTCATTCAAAAGACTTGATTCAAAACCTGTCAAAAGGACACGGTTGTCCGCTTAGGCGCCAAGGGCGGGGAAGTCAGAGGCGGAAGAGAGGTTGACGGAGGGAGCCTTTCGCTCCTGGGTTCGGAAACCCTTCTTGTCACCACCTCGCTTGCCGTCTCGGCCACCTCGGTTCTCTCGGGGGGCTCGGTCGGATCGGTCACCTCGAGACTCTCGGTTGGCGGGGAAGGCAGGCTCAATCTCGAGCAGAACCTTCTCCTTTCGGGCTCGGGTTCGCAcgttcttggccttggtgcCGGCAACGAGATCGGCaacctcgtccttgtcgagCTTGGAAGCCTCGGAGTACTTGGACTCGGCGCCGGCGTTGGCCTGTCGGACAGATCGGCCGGAAGCAAGCTTGGCGGTGGCAGCCTTCTGCTCGGCAAGGtactcctccagagtcttggTGTTGTCAGGCTCCTCAACAGGGGCCTCGACGGGGGTCTCGGgctcggcctcgtccttggtggcgaTGGCGTCACCGGCCTTCTCGTCAGCGAGCTTGCCCTTGGAGTCGCCCCATCCCTTGCCAACCTTCTTGGCAGAGTCGGACTTGCCGGTCTGGGATCGTCGGTCAGGTCGGGGGTTTCGGGCAGgcttgcccttcttctcagcctgGGGCTCGGTGGACTTGGACCGGTTCTGGTCCCGCAGGGGCTGGTTGGACTTCTTGGAAGCACCGATGGCAGCGCCGGGGTCCTTGGGGGCggcgttcttcttggaagAGCCGGAGTTCTTGGtgagctccttggtcaCAATGACCTTGTTggagtcctcctccacgttgCCGAGGATTTCGTATAGGTTCTGGGTTAGCACGGAAGATGCAAGAGCGCACAAGCGGAGCGAGCGCGAGCGGGCAGTAAATGAGTCACAAACAATTCGCAACGGAGTCGCAAGGAGACGTCGCAGTCAACACAGGCAACTCGCTTGCTGCTCGTCTGCGAGTCGACTTGCAGGCAGCGGCCCCAGGCTTCCCCTCACCAAGTGGGGTAGCCAGGAAGAGACATCGCCATGTGAAGGAGGTCGACGGCGATTCGACGGCGACCTGGCAAGCTGGCAAGCTgggctctggagatggcCGGCTATGCTCAGCCCGGGAATCACACGGTCCGCCCACCGGTCCGAGGCGTCTGGAGAAGACCCATGGTTGGAGTGTGGTGATGCGCATGAGGAAGAGATACATGCCCGGCGAATGATGGCACTGGCCACGTAGATAGCACAAGCACTTCGGATTGGTGGGATGGTTGTGGTTGACGCTGCTGACCACTGACTACTATGGACGTAGGTCCGTCGGATCGTCTGATTGCGACATCCCCGCACCTCCATCGTTCAGTGTGAACGGGTCATTTTGGGATTGTGGTTGGTTGCGATATCATCGACGCTGCCCTTGAGGCCACGTCTCCACATTGCCCACACCACTAGGTGGACATGGGGCCGTTGGGTGCAATGATCTGACAACACCAAATGTGCATCTCCACCGACCCAAACAGCACCAACACAAGCCAAGCAGCCAAAAACACAATCGACCCCGTAATCAACAAACCCCTTGACGCCATCCATCatcagcttctcctccgtCACACCTGCGACACCACATCCCACATCTCTGCCACGTGCCCCACGGGACACCTCCACCCATGTCAGTCACACATGACCCACATGTGGGGTTGGATGATCCTCGGTGTTTGGCCGCTGGGGCGTGGCCGCCGGGTCCCGCTTTCACGGCCCCCCCAACCCCTCTTGTCTTCAAATACTCACCTTGGAGACAGACATGTTAGCAGCCCTCTATTATCCTCGTGTTTGGACACTTAAAATTTGGAGCAACAGCAAAGTGAAAATTTCACCGACAAGTGTGAGTGGGTTGGCGCTGGCCCAATGGGGGAAGGTAGGGTAAGAGGAGGTGACGTAGGGTAAGTCCCGTGATGCGATCCCCCTCACGAGCGGGGGGCCCAGTCCTAGCCCGACGTGATGCCTCCGACCAAAGCGGCCACGGAGAATCGATTGGCCCTCTCAGATTGGTCACTAGACCGCTCCCTGGGCCCCTTTGGAACCTGTCTCCGCACCTCTTGGGACCTGGGTGTACTTTAGTCTACAAACCTAAGGCTCCAAAGTTTGCTGTGAGGAGTATGCAGGTGCGATAGAGGCAGGTGTAACCAGCCGGTGGAGTGGCAAGGAGAGATTGGagagagtcacgtgacaaggACGTTGAGTGGGCCGGCAGAGAcgtttttttattatttttttgtcctTTTTTGAGAGTGTTTTGGTCTTGGTTGGTCTTGGTTGGTCATGGTTTTGGCTTGGTCTTTTCAGCTTGGCTGTATCGCCTGATCTGTCTGCTAGAAGTATGATCAACAGTAATCAGTGCACGAGGAGGGGAGGAGGACAGAGGGAGGACAGAGGGGCAGAGAGGAcggaggagagagagggggGAGGACTCTCGATAGAAGGGACGAGAAGGATGTCGTAAATTGTCAGTCGGACGGATTTAACGGGTACTGTGTGTACTTATCTTGTATATTCCGTTTATCCTGGTCAGCTCTGGAACTTTTCAGCATACTGAACTGTCCTCTCcaaactacagtacgacGACCGTACACCAGCGGCTGTCactactactgtactgtacatactgtacttgtggcCATCTGGTGTCACTACTTGCGGCCATGGTCGTCCTGAAAGATGGATGGGGCCTGATGATTGTAGGACTACTGTTATGTACTTGCAGTCCCACTTTTAGAGCAAGTCTCACTCCAAACCTACACCTTTGGAAAATGTGGGGGAGTCACTTGAAGGTTTATTGTAGTTGGTGCGTAGGCAGTTGGCCAATGGAATGGTTGGTGAGGTCAGAGGGGTGATGGGGAGGGAGTCACAGAGagggagtcacgtgccatGGAGTTGGGTGTCGATatgttcacgtgacgcaGGACCCTCACAGCTTCCGATCCTCACAGCTTCCGATCTGGGCGGAGTTGTCTTCTCATGATTGAATTAGACCATCATCTACGGGACAGCACGGACTGTTTCCAGAGAAGTTGACTATTAGTACTTGGGTTGGCTGATTGTATAGCACCAACCAATCAAACAACCAACCAAATCAGCAACAGGACCGATAAAACGCAATCACTCAATGAGCAGCTCATGAGCCATCCTGATGAGTAAGCTGATTGGAGACAACCTTGTAGAAAGACTGTCTTCAGGTGGAATAGATGGTTTGTCAAAATGCTTCTATGCTGGTACTAGTACTCCCTCAACTTCACCAACGCGCCTGTATCATGTcaccttgttgttgtcgtcaAAAAGCCGATATTATCTGTACGATAACCGACTTTGTGGCTCTCATTGGCCGTCCCCACACCCTTATCTCCGCTTCTAACGCCTAAAGAGTGAGTGCGTTATGGAGTGCGTTCGGAGGTGGTCAGGGTCCGGATCCCCATGGCGGGAGTGAGGTTATTCAgtgaggagatgatgaagatggacaagTGGCCACCATGTATGGACGAATTCCACTCACGCAGCTTCATCGGACCCCATGAGCCCTGCTCCACACACTCACTGAAATCACATTCACAACCTGCAGAGAGACCACATATCTTTTTGCTCGCGTTTTTGCCCGTTTTTGCCCGCTTTGCCTGCGTTGCCCGCCTTGCCTGCGTTGCCCGTTTTGCTCGCTTTCCCGCCTTGCCTGCTTTGCCCGCAGCTTTGCCCGCAGTTTTTCTCGCAACTGCTTTGGAGCTCGCACAGTCCATCACCCTGGCGCATCTGCCATGCGCGACAATGTCGATTCAGGCCTTTTTTTCAGGCCAAACCTGACGACTCTGTAGCCACGGAAAAGCTATCCGCACAATTCGGATCTTTCGGAAGAGGCCGTGCAGAGAGTCAGAGAGGAAAGACGACAGACAGGGTACCCCACAGCAAGGGTCGTTGAAGCACAACCAACtcttgtacgagtactgtagctccaTAGCGCGCAGCACCACCACTTGCTCCGATGGAGTTGGGTAGTGGTCCTTGACATGGCTACACACTTGCTCTCTGAATGTGCACTAGtaacaagtacaagtacactacCAAACTGCTCGTCATGTAACATTTACTCCCCTCTGTTTTGTCAACATTGTTTCACCAACGTGTTTCACCAACGTGTTTTGCCAACGTGTTTTGCCGACGTGTTTTGCCAACGTTGTGTTTGGCCAACGTTATGTTTGACGCTGGTTCCAGTTCTCCTGCCGCAGCGTTAGACCAATAACAAGAGCGTCTATTATTCCCACCTAACGGTGGCGGAATTAATGATGACGCAGCAGGTTCGTAGGCCGACTCGGCGAGCTCCTTGCTCGTCCCATGGGCGCACCAATTacccctcctccacctcgtccCTCGTTCTCCGAAATATCTCCAGCTGGTCTCGGGGACTTCTCGGATTGCCCCAGCTCTCCAGTGCAACGTCATAGTCCCAGATGCGTCGTCCATGCACCCCCCCCAAGCTCATTTTACCTCAGAGTTGGGCGTGCACCATGTGGGGAAAAAGCCTAGTGCACAGTAGTGTATTTTGCCCTTAGTGCAATCGGTGGGTACTGTGAATGCGGGAGCAAAGGCCCCTGGTCGGGGCGCCCAGAGAAGGGCTGTGTGGCCCGGAAGAAGACGCCCAAAGATGTCCCTCTCGACGGCCGTCCGCCCGAGCCCCCGCTTGCCCAGACCGACCCTCGGCTCCACCGCTGGTGCTCCGCCATCACCCCGAAGTATGCACCCAACCCCACGAATCGCCAAACTCAATATTGCCGGCCACCCGGGGCAAGTTGATCAAAGGGGGGGGCCTAAGGCCTCTCTTATATAacctccagctccaacCCACTACATCGTCACCGACACAGCAAGACACACCACCTCTCTTCCCATCATGCAACGACTGTCCCAGCTAGGTAGACAACTCCACTCCACAAAAACCTACGGCGGATTCATGGCCAAGGGCAAGCTGTCGTCTGGCGGCGTCAAGAGCTCTGTGGCGGACAAAACCACCGCGGCAGCCATCCACACGCTGCCCCGAATCCAGGGAGACGACACTGTCTACGTGCCCGACAAGGTGAACCGACACAACATGAACCCGACCTACTTCCTGCCCCGAGCGGCCGAGATCGAGCCCAACGCCAAGGCCTACATCCACAAGGGCGCCGACGGCGTTCGTGTGGAGCGCACCTACGGCGAGATGGCCGACCGAGTGCTGGGACTCGCCACCTACTTCAAAAGCAAGGAGTTTAAGCGGGTGGCCATCTGTGGACCCAATACGCCCGCCCACCTCGAGACCATGTTCGGAGCCGTGGCCGCAGGTGCCTACGTGCTGGGCCTCAACTACCGGCTCACCATGGGCGAAATCACCTACAAGATGGAGCTGGGAGACGCCGACTGCGTCGTGGTCGACCGGGAG
Encoded here:
- a CDS encoding uncharacterized protein (Compare to YALI0C09240g, some similarities with uniprot|Q86JZ0|emb|AAO51355 Dictyostelium discoideum Hypothetical protein); this translates as MDHVTKAIDELNVGDQTAGSKDTLVEVKDGEKGEQDKEGGPGETREAETGEAETGETETGETETGETETEKDTAGEIIDLVCPPDLDIGFKVPYDDEYTSPYISLGSGYQKSYDRCLELDEIVIPCEYISTNTDDNKFVTLWLDYPLDDEYSFKIYPEDASKGFTRGHLIREIKRTYDKLYAEEEETSSLPVENIPGMLNRATTDGNYGVWGHALDDLVLHTISYNYAKNEIWLGIDS
- a CDS encoding uncharacterized protein (Compare to YALI0C09262g, weakly similar to uniprot|P39015 Saccharomyces cerevisiae YLR150w MPT4 specific affinity for guanine-rich quadruplex nucleic acids, similar to Saccharomyces cerevisiae STM1 (YLR150W); ancestral locus Anc_8.364); protein product: MSVSKNLYEILGNVEEDSNKVIVTKELTKNSGSSKKNAAPKDPGAAIGASKKSNQPLRDQNRSKSTEPQAEKKGKPARNPRPDRRSQTGKSDSAKKVGKGWGDSKGKLADEKAGDAIATKDEAEPETPVEAPVEEPDNTKTLEEYLAEQKAATAKLASGRSVRQANAGAESKYSEASKLDKDEVADLVAGTKAKNVRTRARKEKVLLEIEPAFPANRESRGDRSDRAPRENRGGRDGKRGGDKKGFRTQERKAPSVNLSSASDFPALGA
- a CDS encoding uncharacterized protein (Compare to YALI0C09232g, some similarities with uniprot|Q12427 Saccharomyces cerevisiae YDR169c STB3 SIN3 protein-binding protein, similar to Saccharomyces cerevisiae STB3 (YDR169C); ancestral locus Anc_8.363); the protein is MTFLLTQMSLEIPLQSRRMSRSDELEAADSRTAIRQMAKLGQHHHTTTDTLDFGFSPTPPSSFRSPNILAQEHEHHQKLTTPSAMSLSGAGPGAENRSGHATPSSLSSSRQQFYGNTPPSNQASPFFGPASPSNKPPISSQLASRVPTTGVSVSSQNTRNTAHPYNPSVAVHTKRRFSSTAAASGAAVTVGSAPNPRSASFSAAQRPSFSSTESRSAVNSPPSGASSYSSNGPLNTNSPVALAAAAAVTPERLSRLLMAQGPLAIRHLTTHLAMTIRGFGDLSLSKQRRLIIAALDAGDQTNGITFEKVGWGRWAAHQNGETKMEAAKPGEVKPELPTARERDVIKQEIDSATAARSSLASMARRRASVSTSGAHGRPPISPTLNPTDQAATYLMGGLVGSSTAPSAWTDDVDLEDDDMMFHSSRKPIENAVFDDDDEDDDVRDYDGQTRHSETDEEDWQSMGAESLRRESMVSPPTLSLSQQTNSAQHSYAQSPTFFNLDGHMRDKKEINAAVRTKEEDAISALVQLRSL